Proteins encoded within one genomic window of Insulibacter thermoxylanivorax:
- a CDS encoding NADPH-dependent oxidoreductase: protein MNQVIELLMKHRSIRKFKPDPIPDSTVETIVRAAQMASTSSNVQAYSVIAIKDRNLREQLMKLSGNQQYVMDCPVFLVWCADLYRLGKAAAKHAEVGGGEQQNGSSGQQMESSEQTGAGSSTQQAGAGHVKQDTYADSVENLLIATVDTALAAQNAAVAAESLGLGIVYIGGLRNQIAEVSELLNLPELVYPLFGMCIGIPDQAPLSRPRLPLDAVLHTDTYQTERIEPGIDAYDRIYSQYMRERSGGKDSTVWSIQMRKRLTEPIRLHMKDFLQSKGFMKR from the coding sequence ATGAATCAAGTGATCGAGTTGCTGATGAAGCACCGTTCGATTCGAAAATTCAAACCTGATCCGATTCCAGATTCAACGGTAGAAACGATCGTCCGTGCGGCCCAGATGGCCTCTACTTCAAGCAATGTCCAGGCCTACAGCGTGATTGCGATTAAGGATCGGAATCTGCGTGAACAGCTCATGAAGCTGTCAGGGAACCAGCAATATGTGATGGATTGCCCGGTCTTCCTTGTGTGGTGTGCAGATCTGTACCGGCTCGGCAAAGCGGCGGCCAAACATGCGGAGGTTGGCGGCGGCGAGCAACAGAACGGCAGCAGCGGGCAGCAGATGGAGAGCAGCGAGCAGACAGGGGCCGGAAGCAGCACGCAGCAAGCGGGCGCCGGCCATGTGAAGCAAGACACCTATGCGGATTCGGTAGAGAATCTATTAATAGCAACGGTGGATACGGCCTTGGCTGCGCAGAATGCCGCTGTTGCCGCGGAATCTCTGGGGCTCGGGATCGTCTATATCGGCGGACTGCGCAATCAGATCGCAGAGGTATCTGAGCTGTTGAACCTGCCTGAGCTGGTCTATCCGCTGTTCGGCATGTGCATCGGCATACCGGACCAAGCACCGCTGTCCCGGCCGCGGCTCCCGCTTGATGCCGTCCTGCACACGGATACGTATCAAACGGAACGGATTGAGCCGGGAATCGATGCGTATGACCGCATCTATTCGCAATATATGCGTGAGCGAAGCGGCGGCAAAGACAGCACTGTTTGGTCCATTCAGATGCGGAAGAGACTCACGGAGCCGATCCGCCTTCATATGAAGGATTTCTTGCAGAGCAAGGGCTTCATGAAGCGATAA